The Leptidea sinapis chromosome 15, ilLepSina1.1, whole genome shotgun sequence genome window below encodes:
- the LOC126968217 gene encoding GTPase Era, mitochondrial, with protein MPTFLVPITKFRLKTPQLLMQKFCSTLPNHSEKIVGKVVNAAFIGAPNSGKSTLINKILGRKVCATSNKVHTTTRLARAICYENDTQIIFLDTPGVVTVKEQNRYKLPASMKEACKKSLNCADVIGVVHDVSNKFTKDKIHPTVTEMLNMATTIPSFLIINKVDMLKSKKQLLDIITSLTNGVIAGNPVPHSEKPKTRIGEAGYSKFSDVFLVSALTGDGVQDIKNYLIRNSKLRKLQYSPDDWTDCTTESLIEEAVRAKFLDFLSQEIPYQLEIQLEYYHEDEPGEKVMCSVAVACPSERLQRLIAGAGGGRLNQIKSSVQIDLINMLNRHVSIDINLTVKKNSA; from the exons ATGCCTACCTTTTTAGTGCCTATCACTAAATTTCGACTAAAAACACCACAATTATTAATGCAAAAATTTTGCTCCACACTACCAAATCATTCTGAGAAAATAGTAGGAAAAGTTGTTAATGCTGCTTTTATTGGAGCTCCTAACTCTGGCAAAAGtactttaataaacaaaattctcGGACGAAAG GTGTGTGCAACGTCAAACAAGGTACACACAACAACCAGACTCGCCAGGGCTATTTGTTATGAGAATGATACCCAAATAATATTCTTGGATACACCAGGAGTAGTAACTGTTAAAGAACAGAATAG GTATAAACTTCCAGCATCTATGAAGGAAGCTTGTAAGAAAAGTTTAAATTGTGCTGATGTTATAGGTGTTGTCCATGATGTCTCAAATAAGTTCACAAAGGATAAAATACACCCGACTGTCACTGAAATGCTTAACATGGCAACCACTATACCTagctttttaataattaataag GTTGATATGTTGAAGTCCAAGAAACAACTCTTAGACATcataaccagtttaactaatgGTGTGATTGCCGGAAATCCTGTACCACACTCAGAAAAACCAAAAACTAGAATTGGTGAAGCAGGCTACAGCAAGTTTTCTGATGTATTTTTAGTGTCAGCACTTACTGGAGATGGCGTCCAAGATATCAAG AATTATCTTATCAGAAATTCGAAGCTACGTAAACTTCAATATTCACCAGATGACTGGACAGACTGTACAACTGAGTCTCTCATAGAGGAAGCAGTACGGGCGAAATTTTTAGATTTTCTTTCCCAAGAGATACCATATCAGTTAGAAATTCAATTGGAGTATTATCATGAAGATGAACCAGGAGAGAAAGTAATGTGCTCTGTGGCTGTTGCGTGTCCATCTGAAAGACTTCAAAGGCTCATTGCTGGAGCGGGAGGAGGTCGTCtcaatcaaattaaatcctCAGTACAAATTGAcctaattaatatgttaaacaGACATGTGTcaatagatattaatttaacCGTCAAGAAAAATTCTGCATAA